The proteins below are encoded in one region of Haloterrigena turkmenica DSM 5511:
- a CDS encoding sulfurtransferase TusA family protein translates to MTRVDVSGEVCPRPALIVRKRLSELEVGDRLLVRGDYPPAERNLCRMCRKRGFTVAKTEDGTDGDAFELRIEVTEGAEIPEA, encoded by the coding sequence ATGACGCGCGTGGATGTCAGCGGAGAAGTCTGTCCGCGGCCGGCGCTGATCGTACGCAAGCGGCTCTCCGAACTGGAGGTCGGCGACAGATTGCTGGTCCGTGGCGATTATCCCCCGGCGGAACGGAACCTCTGTCGAATGTGTCGGAAACGCGGATTCACCGTCGCGAAGACCGAAGACGGGACCGACGGGGACGCGTTCGAACTGCGGATCGAGGTGACCGAAGGCGCCGAGATACCGGAGGCCTAG
- the selD gene encoding selenide, water dikinase SelD — translation MTDRSDVADVRLTEYADLHGCSCKVGRSDLDDLLREAGLTESRDELLFGVGEDAAARQLTDDLALVSTVDFFTPIIDDPYDFGRVAACNAASDAFATGAVDNLDCLAVLGLPQELTTAAPMILAGIADAIDGMGGVVAGGHTIISPWPFAGGAVSATAPPEELLTSQRATTGDRLYLTKPLGTQSAMGALRVSDDEFVDVVAEAAGRSVRTIGDEAVAWMTTPNRAAAVAARDVASAATDITGFGLVGQAEVLADNADVGIEVTRLPVIEGTEGLSALFGYGLEDGESAETSGGLLLSVPPSHTATLESRLDDAGVFYRQIGRVTDGDGVSLRDPTVEPIARAER, via the coding sequence ATGACCGATCGTTCCGACGTCGCGGACGTCCGTCTGACCGAGTACGCCGACCTTCACGGGTGTTCCTGCAAGGTCGGCCGGAGCGACCTCGACGACCTCCTTCGAGAGGCGGGCCTGACCGAATCCCGGGACGAACTCCTGTTCGGCGTCGGTGAAGACGCTGCCGCACGGCAACTGACCGACGATCTGGCGCTCGTTTCGACGGTCGATTTCTTCACGCCGATCATCGATGACCCGTACGACTTCGGCCGCGTCGCGGCGTGTAACGCCGCGAGCGACGCCTTCGCCACGGGGGCCGTCGACAACCTCGACTGTCTCGCCGTCCTCGGTCTCCCGCAGGAACTGACGACCGCTGCGCCGATGATCCTGGCCGGCATCGCCGACGCTATCGACGGCATGGGCGGCGTAGTCGCGGGCGGCCACACGATCATCAGTCCGTGGCCGTTCGCCGGAGGCGCCGTCTCCGCGACCGCGCCGCCCGAGGAGCTACTGACCTCACAGCGGGCGACGACGGGTGACCGTCTCTACCTCACGAAACCGCTCGGAACGCAGTCGGCGATGGGAGCGCTGCGCGTCTCGGACGACGAGTTCGTCGATGTCGTCGCGGAGGCCGCGGGACGTTCCGTCCGGACGATCGGCGACGAAGCGGTAGCCTGGATGACGACCCCGAACCGTGCCGCCGCAGTGGCCGCTCGCGACGTCGCGTCCGCGGCGACCGATATAACCGGGTTCGGCCTCGTCGGACAGGCGGAGGTGCTCGCCGACAACGCCGACGTCGGGATCGAGGTGACCCGTCTGCCCGTCATCGAGGGAACCGAGGGACTCTCCGCGCTGTTCGGCTACGGCCTCGAGGACGGCGAAAGTGCGGAGACGAGCGGCGGTTTGCTCCTGTCGGTTCCCCCGTCGCACACTGCGACTCTCGAATCGCGCCTCGATGACGCCGGCGTCTTCTACCGTCAGATCGGACGCGTCACCGATGGCGACGGCGTTTCGCTCCGCGATCCGACCGTAGAGCCGATCGCTCGAGCGGAACGGTAG
- the yqeC gene encoding selenium cofactor biosynthesis protein YqeC: protein MRLSDALGLGDRELVSFVGAGGKKTAMHRLATEGTERGYDVGYTTTTKMPPPDLPLTVANVEALPSKLTETEPPVAFARDWVPDPERVARKVRGFDPEPLASIFDRGIFDWLLVKADGARTREFKAPGSGEPVVPDATTRVVPVASVLAVGEPLSDAVVHRPERVAAITGLSVGDAITPEAIGTVLASPRGGLKRVPDGADVTPVVNKADTPVRQETARRILEHALESTTRFARGFVTSFERDVCLAVESDAP, encoded by the coding sequence ATGCGACTGTCCGATGCGCTGGGCCTCGGCGACCGGGAGCTCGTTTCGTTCGTCGGCGCCGGCGGGAAGAAGACCGCGATGCACCGACTCGCGACGGAGGGTACCGAACGCGGGTATGACGTCGGGTACACGACGACGACGAAGATGCCGCCGCCCGACCTCCCGCTGACGGTCGCGAACGTCGAGGCGCTGCCGTCTAAGCTCACCGAGACCGAGCCGCCGGTCGCGTTCGCGAGAGACTGGGTTCCCGATCCGGAACGAGTCGCCCGGAAAGTTCGCGGCTTCGATCCGGAACCGCTCGCCTCGATTTTCGACCGCGGGATCTTCGACTGGCTCCTCGTCAAAGCTGACGGGGCTCGAACTCGAGAGTTCAAGGCTCCCGGCTCCGGTGAACCGGTCGTCCCCGACGCGACGACCCGCGTCGTTCCGGTGGCCTCGGTTCTCGCCGTCGGCGAACCGCTGTCGGACGCCGTCGTTCACCGTCCGGAACGCGTCGCAGCGATAACGGGGCTCTCCGTCGGCGACGCGATCACGCCCGAAGCGATCGGTACCGTACTCGCCAGTCCTCGCGGTGGGCTGAAACGCGTTCCGGACGGTGCGGACGTTACACCCGTCGTCAACAAGGCCGATACGCCGGTCCGTCAGGAGACGGCGCGACGGATACTCGAACACGCACTCGAGAGCACGACTCGATTCGCTCGAGGGTTCGTGACGTCGTTCGAACGAGACGTTTGTCTCGCCGTCGAGAGCGACGCCCCGTGA
- a CDS encoding nucleotidyltransferase family protein, giving the protein MPDRSEPNPISGGRDGDSESAEVGGVLLAAGEGTRFEGGNKLLAEVEGTPIVRRAAKTLCRSSVDDIVAVVGHEADRVNEALTDLDLTVRPNENFAAGQSTSVRVGVDAAENADWDAVVFMLGDMPFVSPTTVDTLRAAYANGDGTIVVPTYEEQRGNPVLFGRRHYDALATVSGDRGGRRLIEDHANAVRIDVDDSGVRRDVDYRADLEETTG; this is encoded by the coding sequence ATGCCAGATCGTTCGGAGCCGAATCCCATTTCCGGCGGCCGGGACGGCGACAGTGAATCGGCAGAAGTTGGCGGAGTGCTCCTCGCAGCGGGCGAGGGAACCCGCTTCGAGGGCGGGAATAAGCTCCTGGCGGAGGTCGAGGGAACACCAATCGTCAGACGGGCGGCAAAGACGCTGTGTCGGTCGTCCGTCGACGATATCGTCGCCGTCGTCGGGCACGAAGCGGACCGAGTGAACGAGGCGCTCACCGATCTGGACCTCACGGTCCGGCCCAACGAAAATTTCGCGGCGGGACAGAGTACGTCGGTCCGGGTCGGCGTCGACGCCGCGGAGAACGCGGACTGGGACGCCGTCGTTTTCATGCTCGGTGATATGCCGTTCGTGTCTCCGACGACCGTCGATACGTTGCGCGCCGCGTACGCGAACGGGGACGGGACGATCGTCGTCCCCACGTACGAGGAACAGCGCGGAAACCCCGTGCTGTTCGGTCGACGGCACTACGACGCTCTGGCGACCGTGTCCGGCGACCGAGGCGGTCGCCGCCTCATCGAGGACCACGCGAACGCCGTCCGCATCGACGTCGACGATTCGGGAGTGAGGAGAGACGTCGATTACCGAGCGGATCTGGAGGAGACCACCGGATGA